A stretch of the Filimonas lacunae genome encodes the following:
- a CDS encoding LuxR C-terminal-related transcriptional regulator, with the protein MKKKTPDVFQDIQQIQPVITIDELKQAILKGDISKVDNIMALFNARIDAIPQFAVGTYTWYVANKLSIGNMGGMSEHFTGHPPGYWLNKNPEEYLQLLHPEDAPYVMSYVKLIYEFLVAMPRDKKHFIRPQLYFRMRNPYAPDNYRWVMFQYIDWEYATDGMIACILHLVTDITHLKNDSAVRMTILDSSMESNQLFFSNVPQDSVGELSNITVCRLSGRELDVLRLMAQGLSSKQIASELKIAKNTVDNHRQNLLKKTNTSSSSEAVAYALKNGLF; encoded by the coding sequence ATGAAGAAAAAAACGCCTGATGTATTTCAGGATATCCAACAAATACAACCCGTTATAACGATTGACGAACTAAAGCAGGCTATATTGAAAGGGGATATCAGCAAAGTTGATAATATCATGGCCCTGTTCAATGCCAGGATAGATGCGATACCACAGTTTGCGGTAGGCACGTATACCTGGTATGTGGCTAATAAGCTGTCTATAGGCAATATGGGTGGCATGAGTGAGCATTTCACCGGACATCCCCCCGGCTACTGGCTCAATAAAAATCCCGAAGAATATTTACAGTTGTTACACCCGGAAGATGCCCCGTATGTAATGAGCTATGTAAAACTGATATACGAATTCCTGGTGGCAATGCCACGGGATAAAAAGCACTTCATCAGGCCTCAGTTGTATTTCCGCATGCGCAATCCTTATGCTCCCGACAACTACCGGTGGGTAATGTTTCAATATATTGACTGGGAATATGCCACGGATGGTATGATTGCCTGCATTCTGCACCTGGTTACAGATATTACCCATTTAAAGAACGACAGTGCCGTGCGCATGACCATTTTAGACAGCAGCATGGAAAGCAACCAGCTGTTTTTCTCTAACGTGCCACAGGATTCGGTAGGAGAGCTGAGCAACATTACTGTTTGCCGTTTAAGCGGGCGTGAGCTGGATGTGTTGCGTTTGATGGCCCAGGGGTTGAGCAGCAAGCAGATTGCCAGTGAATTGAAAATAGCCAAGAATACGGTAGACAACCACCGGCAAAACCTGTTGAAGAAAACCAATACCAGCAGCAGCTCCGAAGCGGTAGCCTATGCGCTGAAAAACGGTTTGTTTTAG
- a CDS encoding GNAT family N-acetyltransferase codes for MLSLNFTPFPQLRTPRLLLRQLSVSDTNHLYYLRSQPDIMQYILRPLHKNAQETQQYIQMLNDNCAANESVNWAITLQSHPQQLIGTIGYVRMHKEDYRAEVGYLLHHHYHRQGLMHEALQAVLHYGFTTLQLNSVMAITAPANTGSNKTLEKCGFQQEGHLKESNFFEGAYYDSLYWALLARQYRR; via the coding sequence ATGCTTTCCCTCAACTTTACACCATTTCCGCAACTACGCACGCCCCGCTTGTTACTGCGCCAGCTGAGCGTATCCGATACCAACCATCTTTATTACCTGCGTTCGCAGCCCGATATTATGCAGTATATACTACGCCCCCTGCACAAAAATGCACAGGAAACCCAACAGTATATCCAGATGCTGAATGATAACTGCGCCGCCAATGAATCGGTTAACTGGGCCATTACCCTGCAAAGCCATCCTCAACAACTGATTGGCACCATTGGATATGTACGTATGCATAAAGAAGATTACAGGGCCGAGGTGGGCTATTTGCTGCACCATCATTATCACCGGCAGGGATTGATGCACGAAGCCTTACAGGCAGTACTGCATTATGGCTTTACCACGCTGCAGCTGAACTCTGTAATGGCCATTACAGCCCCGGCCAATACCGGATCTAATAAAACATTGGAAAAATGTGGCTTTCAACAGGAAGGCCACCTGAAGGAGAGTAATTTTTTTGAAGGCGCTTACTACGATTCACTTTACTGGGCCCTGTTAGCCCGCCAGTATCGCCGCTAA
- a CDS encoding DUF4197 domain-containing protein, which translates to MKRFYLPAILVACMFFSGCETAQQIVNNLPNATGSLTNDQIVQGLKEALTIGTQNSSSKLSAIDGYFANAAIKILLPPEAQKVESTLRSLGLGSTVDKAVLSLNRAAEDAAKSAAPIFVNAIKQMTITDALGILKGGNNAATNYFKGKTTAALTDAFKPTINAALSKVSATKYWTDMFTVYNKFATTPVNTDLSGYVTGKAIDGIFFQVSQEEAKIRTDPAARVTDILKKVFGSSQAKS; encoded by the coding sequence ATGAAACGTTTTTATCTGCCGGCTATCTTAGTAGCCTGTATGTTTTTTTCCGGCTGTGAAACCGCACAGCAAATAGTCAATAACCTGCCCAACGCCACTGGAAGTCTTACCAACGACCAGATTGTGCAAGGGTTAAAAGAAGCCCTTACCATAGGCACACAAAACAGCAGCAGCAAACTTTCGGCGATAGATGGCTATTTTGCCAATGCCGCTATTAAAATTTTACTACCTCCCGAAGCACAGAAAGTAGAAAGCACCTTGCGTAGCCTGGGCCTGGGTAGCACTGTTGATAAAGCCGTGTTATCGCTGAACCGCGCCGCAGAAGACGCCGCTAAATCGGCTGCTCCCATATTTGTAAATGCCATTAAGCAAATGACCATTACCGATGCGCTGGGCATTTTAAAAGGTGGCAACAACGCAGCCACCAATTATTTTAAAGGTAAAACCACCGCTGCTTTAACAGATGCCTTTAAACCTACCATCAATGCCGCTTTAAGCAAAGTAAGCGCCACCAAGTATTGGACAGATATGTTTACCGTGTATAACAAGTTTGCCACTACACCGGTGAATACCGACCTGTCTGGCTACGTTACCGGTAAAGCCATTGACGGTATCTTTTTCCAGGTATCGCAGGAAGAAGCAAAAATTCGTACCGACCCTGCTGCCCGCGTTACCGACATCCTGAAAAAGGTGTTTGGCAGCAGCCAGGCGAAGAGTTAG
- a CDS encoding HAD domain-containing protein: MLVFLDIDGVMVPVKSHRAPDLLQDGFPVFSTQATQVLNKLVNEQDVTIMLTTSHKANYSLPEWVNIFKARGIQVTNIQSLPENIHHLTRKEEITNWFNLHNISEDFVIIDDCKSLNDLVPYLKNHLVLTSAMVGLTMYHLPEIINIINSSEKLLQ; encoded by the coding sequence ATGTTAGTATTTCTTGACATAGACGGTGTAATGGTTCCTGTAAAATCACACAGGGCTCCTGATCTTTTACAGGATGGTTTTCCTGTGTTTAGTACACAGGCAACACAAGTGTTAAACAAGCTGGTTAATGAACAGGATGTTACTATAATGCTTACCACTTCACATAAGGCAAACTATAGTTTACCAGAGTGGGTAAACATTTTTAAAGCCAGAGGCATACAGGTAACAAACATTCAATCATTACCAGAAAACATACACCATCTCACCAGAAAGGAAGAAATAACCAATTGGTTTAACCTTCATAATATCAGCGAAGATTTTGTTATTATTGACGATTGTAAATCATTAAATGATCTTGTTCCTTATTTAAAAAATCATCTTGTTTTAACAAGTGCTATGGTTGGTTTAACAATGTATCATTTACCCGAAATCATCAACATTATAAATAGCTCTGAAAAGTTGCTACAATAA
- a CDS encoding TonB-dependent receptor plug domain-containing protein — MKKVTITCFLLLLLTCSLSVITYAQLTQYNTYKEKIYIQTDHVMYAPGSEMYFKLYLVQASTQLPSTVSEIVFVDIISPSGAVIKTLRLPSSQGNATGSYYFPENTAGGIYTIRAYTRWMKNEKESTWFTKEITLQKVISPRVLMKLDFPRKGYGPGDTVTASYAIRNLNDEPITHFPVKYTLSENGEVVKTGNFTTDNAGKAFIQCTLSDTLHTTDALLNITVVYDSYTESVSRNIPVSLNKVDLQLLPEGGTFIAGLPARIAFIAINEYGKPVDVKGVVKDSKGNICAQLESYHNGMGAFDFTASTGEKYYAELATPSGIHQHYPLPHAQEQGTMMHLVTGDSTIHIRLTASQAGQVILSAGSRNKISFTRTCSLQPGEQWIEIPISLFQPGINRFTLHTLQGQPFAERIAFLHPGKQLHVYITTDKKEYSPREKVTLYVTTLDETNTPVPSDCSLSVIDDKLWSLADDKQDHIVSWLMMSSELRGKIEEPQFYFKRDEPKSVTALDFVMLTHGYRYFDYSDSVIKRQATAWFPDPSYIIAGTITDTAGKPLAGTVYLVCKNSYTNSADNKIIEQQTGNDGLFFFSNPPQAIDNYMLIAKSNRKKQLIKIKTEQFDAANIATYSQYLTHKFGRRLPVANNNYGLNTIPPPAIEAPATTASSDIMHQPSRLEDVQVIAYGTVAKRLQSSSVTTIRSESVVINNPLLALQGRVPGLSITNANGLPGGGTKVTIQGQSSLAGYNEPLWVIDDVPVEKLDPNLNPAAINNITVIKDAALASIYGSRAANGVIIVTTKLGYRNRRSFRLNRGQYYFTTTPFFSNGHFDEARQFYMPYYATTATTIKNDFRETLYWNPIVQTDSCGEAVVTFFNSDATTTFRAIAEGMGSNGSPGHTEATYSSQPTISIDAKIPPYFSTGDTAYIPLNVKNNREDTFLATIQVAITQPLQTGWFDKRLYILPDSSTQVFIPLTATSATKGKINITINNYRDTSTLQLPVTALDKGYPVTTILSGNRSVTQTIPVMAPAPGTLHASLSYFTNLEGQLLEGLESMLAEPHGCFEQTSSATYPNLYILKYLKATGKANTSLQARAEKYLQEGYDRLISYETREKGFEWFGHTPASETLTAYGLMEFTDMQEFIKVDANMLARTKAFLLGRRNGKGGFTIKHNQFSSVPADVSSLYIVYALTQAGIGNEIQPEYQAALATALQSNDTYQTAMMALAAISLKDTASYNQLLKTLPATWVKPHSSFVYSRGNSLKVEAASLYALALARAPKPDLAIMAQQMNIILAGKNYFGYGSTQATVLALKAIMTYTQTLNKAIDTGAVIFTLNNHTIQPGNNIDSLIKTGNNQFTVQYNHEKDALPYNVKLSYYSLQPPNSPDAEIQLKTQLHPTKAHVGETVRLDISVANTKDIFQPMTLAKIGIPAGLTVQPWQLKQLIEQKQVAYYEIFDNYLVLYWMGLANRETLKVSLDLKAEIPGKYTGRASNTYLYYTPELQYWNAGLCSTILP; from the coding sequence ATGAAAAAAGTAACTATCACCTGTTTCCTGCTGCTACTGCTTACCTGCAGCCTATCCGTTATTACATATGCACAGCTGACACAATACAATACTTACAAGGAAAAGATATATATACAAACAGACCATGTTATGTATGCCCCGGGTAGTGAAATGTATTTTAAACTCTACCTGGTGCAGGCATCCACCCAGCTGCCATCTACAGTAAGCGAAATAGTATTTGTGGATATCATCAGCCCCTCGGGTGCTGTTATAAAAACACTTCGCCTGCCCTCCAGCCAGGGCAATGCAACAGGCTCTTATTATTTCCCGGAAAACACAGCCGGTGGTATTTATACAATAAGGGCCTACACCCGCTGGATGAAAAATGAAAAAGAAAGCACCTGGTTTACGAAAGAAATCACCCTGCAAAAAGTAATTTCTCCTCGGGTACTGATGAAGCTGGACTTTCCCCGGAAAGGATATGGCCCCGGTGATACGGTTACCGCCAGTTATGCTATACGCAATCTTAACGACGAGCCTATTACTCATTTCCCGGTAAAATACACACTGTCTGAAAACGGGGAGGTGGTAAAAACCGGCAACTTTACTACAGATAATGCCGGAAAAGCGTTTATTCAATGTACTCTTTCCGATACTTTGCACACTACCGACGCCCTGCTTAACATAACAGTAGTTTACGATTCTTATACAGAATCTGTTTCGCGCAACATTCCTGTTTCACTGAATAAGGTAGATCTGCAATTGCTACCAGAAGGAGGCACCTTTATAGCCGGGCTGCCTGCCCGTATCGCTTTCATTGCTATTAACGAATATGGTAAACCTGTAGATGTAAAAGGGGTGGTCAAAGACAGTAAAGGCAATATTTGTGCACAACTGGAAAGTTATCATAATGGCATGGGCGCTTTTGACTTTACTGCCAGTACCGGCGAAAAGTATTATGCAGAACTGGCTACCCCTTCGGGCATTCACCAGCACTATCCCTTACCGCATGCTCAGGAGCAAGGCACGATGATGCACCTGGTAACAGGTGATAGCACTATACATATCCGGTTAACAGCATCACAGGCCGGGCAGGTGATACTTTCTGCCGGCAGTAGAAACAAAATCAGCTTTACCCGCACTTGTTCATTGCAGCCAGGTGAACAATGGATAGAAATTCCCATCAGCCTTTTTCAACCGGGTATCAACCGCTTTACATTACATACCTTACAAGGCCAGCCGTTTGCCGAGCGCATTGCCTTTCTTCACCCCGGTAAGCAACTGCATGTGTACATTACCACTGATAAAAAAGAATACAGCCCACGCGAAAAAGTAACCTTATATGTTACAACCCTGGATGAAACTAATACGCCTGTGCCTTCTGACTGTTCTTTATCTGTAATAGACGACAAACTCTGGTCGCTGGCCGATGACAAGCAAGACCATATTGTTTCCTGGCTGATGATGAGCAGTGAGTTAAGAGGCAAAATAGAAGAACCACAGTTTTATTTTAAAAGGGACGAACCTAAAAGCGTTACTGCCTTGGATTTTGTAATGCTTACACACGGCTACCGGTATTTTGATTATTCCGATTCTGTAATTAAACGTCAGGCCACAGCCTGGTTTCCTGATCCTTCTTACATCATAGCCGGAACTATTACCGATACAGCAGGTAAACCGCTGGCCGGAACCGTGTACCTGGTATGTAAGAACAGCTATACCAACAGTGCTGATAACAAAATTATAGAACAGCAAACAGGCAATGATGGTCTGTTCTTTTTCTCCAACCCTCCACAGGCTATAGACAACTATATGCTGATAGCCAAAAGCAACCGTAAAAAGCAACTCATCAAAATTAAAACAGAGCAATTTGATGCTGCCAATATCGCCACCTATAGTCAATACCTTACCCATAAGTTTGGCCGCCGGTTGCCTGTAGCCAATAACAATTACGGGCTTAATACCATCCCTCCTCCTGCTATAGAAGCTCCGGCTACAACAGCAAGCAGTGATATAATGCACCAACCTTCCAGGCTCGAAGATGTACAGGTAATTGCTTATGGCACAGTTGCTAAAAGACTGCAAAGCAGTAGTGTAACCACCATCAGATCAGAATCCGTTGTTATAAATAATCCGTTACTGGCATTACAGGGCCGGGTACCAGGCCTATCAATAACAAATGCAAATGGTTTACCCGGGGGAGGCACAAAGGTTACCATTCAAGGCCAGTCGTCCCTGGCAGGCTATAACGAACCGCTCTGGGTCATAGACGATGTTCCTGTTGAGAAACTGGACCCTAATTTGAATCCAGCTGCTATTAACAATATTACCGTGATAAAAGATGCCGCCTTAGCGTCCATTTATGGCAGCAGAGCAGCTAACGGTGTTATCATTGTCACTACCAAACTGGGATACAGAAACAGAAGATCTTTCCGCCTGAACCGTGGTCAGTATTATTTTACTACTACTCCTTTTTTCTCAAACGGTCATTTTGATGAGGCGCGGCAGTTTTACATGCCTTATTATGCTACCACTGCTACTACAATAAAAAACGACTTCCGGGAAACCCTTTACTGGAACCCCATTGTACAAACCGATAGCTGTGGCGAGGCTGTAGTTACTTTTTTTAATTCAGACGCTACTACCACCTTCCGGGCCATAGCAGAAGGCATGGGCAGCAACGGAAGTCCGGGCCATACCGAAGCTACCTATTCTTCCCAACCAACCATCAGCATAGATGCTAAAATCCCCCCCTATTTCAGCACCGGCGATACCGCTTATATTCCGCTGAATGTAAAAAACAACCGTGAGGATACTTTCCTGGCCACCATCCAGGTAGCCATCACGCAGCCATTACAAACCGGCTGGTTTGATAAACGGCTGTATATATTACCCGACAGTTCCACACAGGTATTCATCCCATTAACAGCAACCAGTGCCACTAAAGGAAAAATAAACATTACTATTAACAATTATAGAGATACTTCTACACTTCAATTGCCAGTTACTGCCCTGGATAAAGGCTATCCCGTAACCACTATACTGTCTGGCAACCGTTCTGTAACACAAACCATCCCTGTTATGGCCCCGGCACCTGGCACCTTGCATGCCAGTCTTTCTTATTTTACCAACCTGGAAGGGCAGTTATTAGAGGGGCTGGAATCTATGCTGGCCGAGCCGCACGGTTGTTTTGAACAAACCTCATCAGCCACCTACCCTAACCTGTATATTCTCAAATACCTGAAAGCTACCGGCAAGGCCAATACATCGCTGCAAGCCCGAGCCGAAAAATATCTGCAAGAGGGCTATGACAGACTCATTAGTTATGAAACACGGGAAAAAGGATTTGAATGGTTTGGCCACACCCCGGCTTCTGAAACATTAACAGCTTACGGATTAATGGAGTTTACCGACATGCAGGAGTTTATAAAGGTAGACGCCAACATGCTGGCACGCACCAAAGCGTTTCTGTTAGGCAGAAGAAACGGCAAGGGCGGCTTCACCATTAAACACAACCAGTTTTCTTCTGTGCCGGCAGATGTGTCCAGCCTGTATATTGTATATGCGCTTACTCAGGCAGGTATTGGAAATGAAATACAGCCAGAATACCAGGCTGCACTGGCCACTGCTTTACAAAGCAACGACACATATCAAACAGCTATGATGGCACTGGCAGCCATCAGCCTGAAAGATACTGCCAGTTATAACCAGCTGCTCAAAACCCTGCCGGCCACCTGGGTAAAACCGCATTCCAGCTTTGTGTATTCAAGAGGAAACTCTTTAAAAGTAGAGGCGGCGAGTTTATATGCACTGGCACTTGCCAGAGCCCCTAAGCCTGATCTCGCAATTATGGCCCAACAAATGAATATTATACTGGCCGGTAAAAACTACTTTGGTTATGGCTCTACACAGGCAACCGTATTGGCCCTCAAAGCCATTATGACGTATACGCAAACCTTGAACAAAGCTATTGATACAGGGGCAGTGATATTTACGTTAAACAATCATACCATACAACCGGGAAACAACATTGACTCATTGATAAAAACAGGCAATAACCAATTTACCGTGCAATACAATCATGAAAAGGATGCCTTGCCTTACAATGTGAAGCTGAGTTATTATTCGCTGCAACCTCCTAACAGCCCCGATGCGGAGATACAATTGAAAACGCAACTGCACCCCACCAAAGCACATGTAGGAGAAACCGTGCGACTGGATATTAGTGTAGCCAATACCAAAGATATTTTCCAGCCTATGACACTGGCTAAAATTGGAATACCTGCCGGCCTTACTGTGCAACCATGGCAACTAAAACAATTGATAGAGCAAAAACAGGTAGCTTATTATGAAATATTCGATAATTACCTGGTATTATACTGGATGGGGCTTGCCAATAGAGAAACGCTAAAAGTAAGTTTAGACCTGAAAGCAGAGATTCCAGGCAAGTACACAGGCAGGGCCAGCAATACTTATTTGTATTACACGCCTGAATTACAATATTGGAATGCAGGGTTATGCAGTACTATTCTACCCTAA
- a CDS encoding TonB-dependent receptor has protein sequence MKTLLLPLLCLPFMGRSQVYVRPIHSGLYQQKIKRERPLLSPLDSISLQRSRVLRLKGYPNLYYGQIKSVTIEGDSVATVQNEVYKTLILTGTYLATAEWKQPNRIPALQSEYTQGRSLNEAATWQGPETNELFSYGPSLNTLEFDGSNYPYDVNGRLVRAGSGNGHKAAAYDNSLLRNSFGYSQQLSIKGEVYSGYKIWEFGVAMGHTREQTIIRNNNNYASSLDLFLQRKLHSFSFSGTYSYAQNHQDNTNWNGYLNQVYQQSLLTPASFSNAQGTHYGSIQRSYSNQANNPGYLLEDNNNHSQWMQQTGSFTATFQQNQLKFTFTPSLLNTHQQDKALYKTGSAFWPDGMLTNRNKQVLNYTQQTSAQIPIPIGYNNYHLSQQILFKHLYTHQHTTIQYLPDNITYQYKRPVNELVLNIITELNIQALKMRLITGNNSYSSSTAGKSTFWLPSLSYSIGHDPSRSFYWNVYASYTRFNSELPLSQSVSHYNLLQYNSKDALTYRPVLEINSFRNVGPIEHTEWNTILTAGSNSFLFTATYYIRNIRKDVYPVFNNGSFQLQNMADVRKKGYEITLNYNRYNRYQEKSLHFRANVSFNKYNNVVTRVQENYNFSPLGGFSNIHTALVAGQPFGVITGNDYQRDAANRVVIGNDGFPLSSPGLKVLGNPNPDFVMKSNCSLTWKSLTLLTEWVWKKGGVMWNGTQAVLDYYGRSATTATLRNTTGYVFNGVLQDGSKNAIPVAFNHPSQPIENNRWVRYGQSGVASDYIQKADYLRINRITLSCNPKLLKHKNNKTPLILSLYVHNILIWSPYQGADPLQTLFEQTNTTGLDYFNIPSYRTYGCSLTYQL, from the coding sequence TTGAAAACATTGCTATTGCCACTGCTATGCCTGCCTTTTATGGGGAGGTCACAGGTATATGTCCGTCCCATTCATTCCGGTTTATACCAACAAAAAATAAAAAGGGAGCGGCCGCTGTTAAGCCCACTGGACTCCATCAGTCTTCAGCGAAGCCGGGTATTGCGCTTAAAAGGTTATCCCAACCTGTATTATGGCCAGATAAAATCAGTTACCATAGAAGGAGATTCTGTTGCCACTGTTCAAAACGAAGTTTACAAGACGCTGATTCTAACCGGTACCTACCTGGCAACGGCAGAATGGAAACAGCCCAACCGTATTCCTGCGCTGCAATCGGAATACACCCAGGGTAGATCGCTCAACGAAGCTGCTACCTGGCAAGGCCCCGAAACCAATGAGCTATTCAGTTATGGCCCCTCACTAAACACCTTGGAATTTGACGGCAGTAATTACCCTTATGATGTAAATGGAAGGTTAGTTCGGGCAGGAAGCGGAAACGGGCACAAGGCTGCAGCATATGACAATTCCCTGCTCAGAAATTCTTTTGGCTATTCGCAACAGCTCAGTATTAAAGGAGAAGTATATAGTGGCTATAAGATATGGGAATTTGGTGTCGCCATGGGGCATACCAGGGAGCAAACCATTATACGCAATAATAATAACTATGCCTCCTCGCTCGACCTCTTTCTTCAACGCAAGCTTCATAGCTTTTCATTTTCCGGCACCTATAGTTATGCACAAAACCATCAGGATAACACTAATTGGAACGGTTATCTTAACCAGGTGTATCAACAGTCGTTGCTAACACCGGCCTCATTTAGCAATGCACAGGGAACACATTATGGCAGTATACAACGCAGCTATAGCAACCAGGCCAATAATCCCGGCTACCTGCTGGAAGACAATAACAACCATAGTCAATGGATGCAACAAACAGGCAGTTTTACAGCCACCTTTCAACAAAACCAATTAAAGTTTACATTCACGCCATCCCTGCTAAACACCCATCAGCAAGACAAAGCATTATATAAAACCGGTAGCGCCTTCTGGCCCGATGGCATGCTTACCAACCGGAATAAACAAGTGTTGAATTATACCCAGCAAACCAGCGCTCAGATACCGATACCTATCGGCTATAATAATTATCATCTGAGTCAGCAAATACTATTCAAACATCTGTACACGCATCAGCATACCACCATTCAATACCTGCCAGATAATATCACTTACCAGTACAAACGACCGGTAAATGAGTTAGTGCTGAATATTATTACCGAACTGAATATCCAGGCTTTGAAAATGAGGCTGATCACCGGTAATAATAGTTATTCTTCCTCAACAGCAGGCAAAAGCACATTTTGGCTGCCTTCCCTCTCATATTCCATCGGGCACGACCCTTCCCGGTCTTTTTATTGGAATGTCTACGCCAGTTACACACGTTTTAATAGCGAGCTGCCACTGAGCCAATCTGTATCTCACTATAATCTGTTGCAGTACAATTCAAAAGATGCGCTTACTTATCGTCCCGTACTGGAAATAAACAGTTTCCGGAATGTAGGTCCCATAGAGCACACTGAATGGAATACCATACTAACAGCAGGCAGCAACTCCTTTCTGTTCACCGCTACCTATTATATCAGGAATATCCGTAAAGATGTCTATCCGGTTTTCAACAATGGCTCCTTTCAGCTACAAAACATGGCTGATGTTCGTAAAAAAGGTTATGAAATAACCCTAAATTATAACAGGTACAACAGGTACCAGGAAAAAAGTCTCCATTTCCGGGCCAATGTCAGTTTCAATAAATACAACAATGTAGTAACCCGCGTACAGGAGAATTACAATTTTTCGCCATTAGGTGGTTTCAGTAACATTCATACCGCACTGGTGGCAGGGCAGCCTTTTGGAGTGATTACAGGTAATGATTACCAACGGGATGCCGCCAACCGCGTAGTTATTGGCAACGACGGTTTTCCGCTATCCAGTCCCGGGCTGAAAGTATTGGGCAATCCCAATCCTGATTTTGTAATGAAATCCAATTGCAGCCTCACCTGGAAAAGCCTTACGTTATTAACAGAATGGGTATGGAAAAAAGGAGGCGTTATGTGGAATGGCACTCAGGCTGTACTGGATTACTACGGACGCTCGGCCACCACGGCCACACTTCGCAATACCACCGGTTATGTATTTAATGGCGTGTTACAGGATGGCAGTAAAAACGCTATTCCTGTAGCATTCAACCATCCATCGCAACCCATTGAAAACAACAGATGGGTGCGTTATGGGCAAAGCGGGGTAGCCTCTGATTATATACAAAAGGCCGATTACCTGCGTATTAACCGTATAACATTATCCTGTAACCCCAAGCTGTTAAAGCACAAAAACAACAAAACACCGCTTATACTATCCTTATATGTCCATAACATACTTATATGGTCGCCATACCAAGGCGCTGATCCATTACAAACCTTATTTGAACAAACCAATACCACCGGCCTCGATTATTTCAATATTCCCTCTTATCGCACCTATGGCTGCTCCCTCACCTATCAACTGTAA
- a CDS encoding PepSY-associated TM helix domain-containing protein: MSSPRRTSSFSLKKLFGQIHLWLGLASGMVVLVVALTGSILVFEDELEPILYRKELIVQPQETRLPVDQLIAVAKKEYPKIPVRQVRVFAEANRSVLVTFGKGKKGMKMVYVNPYTGKVLGKGNYDSRFFAVVTSLHRYLLMGDTGKVITGISCSMFFILTISGIVLWWPANKNAIKQRFRIKWDASFKRVNWDWHAVLGFYSAFFLLAISITGLVWSYQWVDGLIFTLSGTKPEKQEKVTNKSAIAVKAGVGVYEKALAATNQAFPFNGRVIINVPPNDSLAINTVKTNEEAAIPNRISTAWFDAGTGEQIQLKPFEKLNTGSQIRRIIYPIHTGSLFGWPTKMIALFVSLFAATLPVSGFLIWWGKKKKAKNPAAIRKNVMMQEVAAV; the protein is encoded by the coding sequence ATGTCGTCCCCCCGCCGTACTTCGTCGTTTTCCCTTAAAAAACTGTTTGGTCAGATACATTTATGGCTGGGACTGGCGTCCGGGATGGTGGTGCTGGTAGTAGCACTTACAGGCTCCATACTGGTGTTTGAAGACGAACTCGAGCCCATATTATACCGCAAAGAATTAATTGTGCAGCCACAGGAAACCCGTTTACCGGTAGACCAGTTGATAGCAGTGGCTAAAAAGGAATATCCCAAAATACCTGTGCGTCAGGTGCGTGTGTTTGCTGAAGCCAACCGCAGCGTGCTGGTAACTTTTGGCAAAGGTAAAAAAGGGATGAAAATGGTGTATGTTAACCCTTATACGGGTAAGGTGCTGGGAAAAGGCAATTACGACAGCCGCTTTTTTGCGGTAGTAACCAGTTTGCACCGGTACCTGCTGATGGGAGATACGGGTAAAGTAATAACAGGAATTTCGTGCAGCATGTTTTTTATTCTCACTATCAGCGGTATTGTGCTGTGGTGGCCTGCCAACAAAAATGCCATTAAACAAAGGTTTCGTATTAAATGGGACGCTTCTTTTAAAAGGGTGAACTGGGACTGGCACGCGGTGCTGGGGTTTTATAGTGCTTTTTTCCTGCTGGCTATTTCTATAACGGGGCTGGTATGGAGTTATCAATGGGTGGATGGGCTGATTTTTACCTTATCGGGCACAAAACCGGAGAAGCAGGAGAAGGTGACCAACAAAAGCGCTATAGCAGTAAAAGCGGGAGTGGGTGTGTATGAAAAAGCACTGGCAGCTACCAACCAGGCCTTTCCTTTTAACGGCAGGGTTATTATCAATGTACCGCCAAACGATAGCCTGGCCATTAACACGGTTAAAACCAATGAAGAGGCTGCTATACCCAACCGTATCAGCACTGCCTGGTTTGACGCAGGCACAGGGGAGCAGATTCAGTTGAAGCCGTTTGAAAAACTGAACACTGGCTCACAGATACGACGTATTATCTATCCTATTCATACCGGTAGTTTGTTTGGATGGCCTACCAAAATGATAGCGCTTTTTGTAAGCCTGTTTGCTGCTACTTTGCCGGTAAGTGGTTTTCTCATCTGGTGGGGAAAGAAAAAGAAAGCGAAGAATCCTGCTGCTATCCGCAAAAATGTGATGATGCAGGAAGTAGCAGCAGTATAA